A DNA window from Mycolicibacter hiberniae contains the following coding sequences:
- a CDS encoding cell division protein FtsQ/DivIB — MPAVPPDEPDFADEQGNVPAAADREGDEPAQQAAQDVPAQGEPAEGDPGQDDPAQGETAQGDQEAGGAEEPAEEEGPRRRARRERAERRAAQARAEAIEQARREAKRRARAGSAEPARGLPRGTIRGLKMVLAALLTAVLVVGLGLILYFTPLMSVREIEVTGITAVTREEVLDMARVRPGTPLLQVDTGRVADRVATIRRVASTRVQRQYPSVLGISVVERVPVVYKDFPDGPHLFDRDGVDFATAPPPTMLPFFDVENPGPADPSTLAALQVMTSLAPEVAGQISRVAAPSVASITLTLGDGRVVVWGNTDRTAEKAQKLAALLTQPGQTYDVSSPDLPTVR, encoded by the coding sequence ATGCCGGCCGTTCCCCCCGACGAGCCGGACTTCGCCGACGAGCAGGGGAACGTGCCGGCCGCCGCGGACCGGGAAGGCGACGAGCCCGCCCAGCAGGCCGCCCAGGACGTTCCTGCCCAGGGCGAGCCCGCCGAGGGCGACCCGGGCCAGGACGACCCCGCCCAGGGTGAGACCGCCCAGGGCGATCAGGAGGCCGGCGGTGCCGAGGAACCCGCCGAGGAGGAGGGCCCGCGGCGCCGGGCCCGGCGGGAGCGCGCGGAGCGCCGTGCCGCTCAGGCGCGCGCCGAGGCGATCGAACAGGCCCGCCGGGAGGCCAAGCGGCGTGCCCGCGCCGGTTCCGCCGAACCCGCCAGGGGCCTTCCCCGCGGCACCATCCGGGGCCTGAAGATGGTGCTGGCGGCCCTGCTGACCGCGGTGCTGGTGGTGGGGCTCGGCCTCATCCTGTATTTCACGCCGCTGATGTCGGTGCGCGAGATCGAGGTCACCGGCATCACCGCGGTGACCCGCGAGGAAGTGCTGGACATGGCCCGCGTGCGCCCCGGTACGCCGCTGCTGCAGGTTGACACCGGCCGGGTGGCCGATCGGGTCGCGACCATCCGGCGGGTGGCAAGCACGCGGGTGCAGCGGCAGTACCCGTCGGTGCTGGGGATCTCGGTGGTCGAACGAGTCCCGGTGGTGTACAAGGACTTTCCGGACGGCCCGCATCTGTTCGACCGGGACGGGGTGGATTTCGCGACGGCGCCCCCACCGACGATGCTGCCGTTTTTCGACGTGGAGAACCCCGGCCCGGCCGATCCGTCGACGCTGGCCGCCTTGCAGGTGATGACCTCGCTGGCGCCCGAGGTGGCCGGCCAGATCAGCCGGGTTGCCGCCCCGTCGGTGGCCTCGATCACGCTGACGCTCGGCGATGGCCGGGTGGTGGTCTGGGGCAATACCGACCGCACCGCGGAGAAGGCACAGAAACTCGCGGCGCTGCTGACCCAGCCCGGGCAGACCTATGACGTGTCGAGCCCGGATCTGCCCACCGTGCGCTAG
- the ftsZ gene encoding cell division protein FtsZ: protein MTPPHNYLAVIKVVGIGGGGVNAVNRMIEQGLKGVEFIAINTDAQALLMSDADVKLDVGRESTRGLGAGADPEVGRRAAEDAKDEIEELLRGADMVFVTAGEGGGTGTGGAPVVATIARKLGALTVGVVTRPFSFEGKRRGNQAELGIAALRESCDTLIVIPNDRLLQMGDAQVSLMDAFRSADEVLLNGVQGITDLITTPGLINVDFADVKGIMSGAGTALMGIGSARGDGRALKAAEIAINSPLLEASMEGAQGVLMSVAGGSDLGLFEINEAASLVQDAAHPEANIIFGTVIDDSLGDEVRVTVIAAGFDSAGSGRKPVTGNPGQARHAMAPGQAGKVTSSLFDPVDAVSVPAPTNGATVSVGGRNGDDGCDDDDVDVPPFMRH, encoded by the coding sequence ATGACCCCACCGCACAACTATCTGGCCGTCATCAAAGTCGTGGGTATCGGTGGTGGCGGCGTCAACGCCGTCAACCGGATGATCGAGCAGGGCCTCAAGGGCGTTGAGTTCATCGCGATCAACACCGACGCACAGGCATTGTTGATGAGCGACGCCGACGTCAAGCTTGACGTCGGTCGTGAATCCACCCGCGGCCTCGGCGCCGGTGCCGACCCCGAAGTGGGTCGCCGCGCCGCCGAAGACGCCAAGGACGAGATCGAGGAACTGCTGCGCGGCGCCGACATGGTGTTCGTCACCGCCGGCGAAGGCGGCGGCACGGGCACCGGCGGCGCACCGGTGGTGGCCACCATCGCCCGCAAGCTCGGCGCGCTGACCGTCGGTGTGGTCACCCGCCCGTTCTCGTTCGAGGGCAAGCGGCGTGGCAATCAGGCGGAACTGGGCATCGCTGCCCTGCGCGAGAGCTGCGACACCCTGATCGTGATCCCCAACGACCGCCTGCTGCAGATGGGCGACGCCCAGGTCTCGCTGATGGACGCGTTCCGCAGCGCCGACGAGGTGCTGCTCAACGGTGTCCAGGGCATCACCGACCTGATCACCACGCCCGGTCTGATCAACGTGGACTTCGCCGATGTCAAGGGCATCATGAGCGGGGCGGGCACCGCCCTGATGGGCATCGGTTCGGCCCGCGGCGACGGCCGTGCGCTCAAGGCCGCCGAGATCGCGATCAACTCGCCGCTGCTGGAAGCCTCGATGGAGGGCGCCCAGGGCGTGCTGATGTCGGTTGCCGGCGGCAGCGACTTGGGATTGTTCGAGATCAACGAGGCGGCGTCGCTGGTGCAGGACGCCGCGCATCCCGAGGCCAACATCATCTTCGGCACCGTGATCGACGACTCGCTCGGCGACGAGGTGCGGGTGACGGTGATCGCGGCAGGCTTCGACTCGGCGGGCTCCGGCCGCAAGCCGGTGACCGGCAACCCCGGTCAGGCCCGGCACGCGATGGCGCCGGGGCAGGCCGGCAAGGTCACCTCGTCGTTGTTCGACCCGGTGGACGCCGTCAGCGTGCCTGCCCCCACCAACGGGGCCACGGTCAGCGTCGGCGGACGCAACGGTGATGACGGATGCGACGACGACGACGTCGACGTCCCGCCGTTCATGCGGCACTGA
- the murG gene encoding undecaprenyldiphospho-muramoylpentapeptide beta-N-acetylglucosaminyltransferase, translating into MNDSVSKPDRGTPLSVVLAGGGTAGHVEPAMAVADALRALDADVRITALGTARGLETRLVPARGYDLQLITPVPLPRKLNADLARLPLRVLRAVRETRAVLRAVEADVVIGFGGYVALPAYLAAGGRGAKRVPVVIHEANARAGLANRVGARGAQRVLSAVADCGLAHCEVVGVPVRPAITTLDRAGLRAAARAEFGFAEDAKVLLVFGGSQGARSINQAVAGAAKHLAAEGISVLHAHGPKNTLDLPEPAPGDPPYVAVPYLDRMDLAYAAADLAICRSGAMTVAEVSAVGLPAIYVPLPIGNGEQRLNALPVVDAGGGMLVDDAELTPEFVADTVAALLTDDARLAAMTSAAVLAGHPEAAQRVASVALEVAAARRSGSRRGR; encoded by the coding sequence GTGAACGACTCGGTCAGCAAGCCGGACCGCGGCACCCCGTTATCGGTGGTCCTGGCCGGCGGCGGCACCGCTGGCCACGTCGAGCCCGCGATGGCCGTCGCCGACGCGCTGCGCGCCCTGGATGCCGACGTCCGGATCACCGCGCTGGGCACCGCCCGCGGTCTGGAGACCCGGCTGGTGCCCGCCCGCGGCTACGACCTGCAGTTGATCACCCCGGTGCCGTTGCCCCGCAAACTCAACGCCGACCTGGCCCGGCTGCCGCTGCGGGTGCTGCGTGCCGTGCGGGAGACCCGGGCGGTGCTGCGCGCCGTGGAGGCCGATGTGGTGATCGGTTTCGGCGGCTATGTGGCGCTGCCGGCGTACCTGGCCGCCGGCGGCCGGGGCGCCAAGCGGGTGCCGGTGGTGATCCACGAGGCCAACGCCCGCGCCGGCCTGGCCAACCGGGTCGGGGCCCGCGGGGCGCAGCGCGTGCTGTCGGCGGTCGCCGACTGCGGGCTGGCCCACTGCGAGGTGGTCGGGGTTCCGGTGCGCCCGGCGATCACCACCTTGGACCGGGCCGGGTTGCGGGCGGCGGCCCGCGCCGAGTTCGGCTTCGCCGAAGACGCCAAGGTGCTGCTGGTCTTCGGCGGCTCGCAGGGCGCCCGCTCGATCAACCAGGCAGTCGCAGGGGCGGCTAAACATCTTGCTGCTGAGGGTATTTCGGTGTTGCACGCACACGGGCCGAAGAACACCCTGGACCTGCCGGAACCCGCACCGGGCGACCCGCCGTATGTCGCGGTGCCCTATCTGGACCGGATGGACTTGGCTTATGCCGCCGCCGACCTGGCAATCTGCCGTTCCGGGGCGATGACGGTCGCCGAAGTCTCGGCGGTCGGCCTGCCGGCCATCTATGTGCCGCTGCCCATCGGCAACGGCGAACAACGTCTCAACGCCCTCCCGGTGGTCGATGCCGGCGGCGGGATGCTGGTCGACGACGCCGAGCTGACGCCGGAGTTCGTGGCCGACACCGTCGCCGCCCTGCTCACCGACGACGCGCGGCTGGCCGCGATGACCAGCGCCGCGGTTCTCGCCGGGCACCCCGAGGCGGCGCAACGGGTGGCTTCCGTTGCGCTCGAGGTCGCCGCGGCCCGGCGGTCGGGGAGCCGACGTGGGCGCTGA
- a CDS encoding YggT family protein — protein sequence MALFFTILGIALFVFWLLLIARIVIEFIRSFSRDWHPRGTTVVILELIMSITDPPVKLLRRLIPQLTIGAVRIDLSIMVLLLITFVGMELALQHAA from the coding sequence TTGGCGCTGTTCTTCACGATTCTCGGTATCGCGCTATTTGTATTCTGGCTGTTGCTGATCGCCCGAATCGTCATCGAGTTCATCCGCTCGTTCAGCCGTGATTGGCACCCGCGGGGAACCACGGTGGTGATTCTGGAGCTGATCATGAGCATCACCGATCCACCGGTGAAGCTGCTGCGACGCCTCATTCCGCAGCTGACCATCGGGGCGGTGCGTATCGACCTGTCGATCATGGTGCTGCTGCTGATCACCTTCGTCGGCATGGAGCTGGCCCTGCAGCACGCCGCCTGA
- the murC gene encoding UDP-N-acetylmuramate--L-alanine ligase, whose protein sequence is MGAEQLPAELSRVHMVGIGGAGMSGIARILLDRGGLVSGSDAKESRGLHALRARGAQVRIGHDASALDLLPGGVTAVVTTHAAIPKTNPELVEARRRGIPVVLRPAVLAKLMAGRTTLMVTGTHGKTTTTSMLVVALQRCGLDPSFAVGGELGSAGSEAGTNAHHGSGPLFVAEADESDGSLLEYAPNVAVVTNIEADHLDFFGSAQAYTEVFDAFVERIAPGGAAVVCVDDPGSAELADRTAAQGIRVLRYGSHGTGSVPLDGTLLRWEQQGTGALAEVALAGTGQRATMRLSVPGRHMALNALGALLAAVEVGAPLDGVLEGLAGFDGVRRRFELVGSAGTVGAVRVFDDYAHHPTEIAATLTAVRALLDEQGFGRSLVVFQPHLYSRTKEFATEFGQSLDGADEVFVLDVYGARETPLPGVSGATVAEHVGVDVHYLPDFSAVPEAVAAAAGPGDVILTMGAGDVTMLGPEIVTALRARADQTPPPGVA, encoded by the coding sequence GTGGGCGCTGAGCAGCTGCCTGCGGAACTGAGCCGCGTGCACATGGTCGGTATCGGAGGAGCCGGCATGTCCGGCATCGCCCGGATCCTGCTGGACCGCGGGGGACTCGTCTCGGGCTCGGATGCCAAGGAGTCCCGCGGACTTCATGCGCTGCGCGCCCGTGGCGCCCAGGTGCGGATCGGTCACGATGCGTCGGCGCTGGATCTGCTGCCCGGCGGGGTGACCGCGGTGGTCACCACCCACGCGGCCATTCCCAAGACCAATCCCGAACTGGTCGAAGCCCGCCGCCGGGGCATTCCGGTGGTGCTGCGACCGGCGGTGCTGGCAAAGCTGATGGCCGGGCGCACCACCCTGATGGTCACCGGCACCCACGGCAAGACGACGACGACGTCGATGCTCGTGGTCGCGTTGCAGCGCTGCGGGCTGGATCCATCGTTCGCGGTGGGCGGCGAATTGGGTTCGGCCGGTTCGGAAGCCGGAACCAACGCCCATCACGGCAGCGGACCGCTGTTCGTCGCCGAGGCCGACGAGAGCGACGGCTCGCTGCTGGAGTACGCGCCCAACGTCGCGGTGGTCACCAACATCGAGGCCGACCACCTGGACTTCTTCGGCAGCGCCCAGGCCTACACCGAAGTCTTCGACGCATTCGTCGAGCGGATCGCCCCGGGCGGGGCGGCGGTGGTGTGCGTCGATGACCCCGGCTCCGCCGAGTTGGCCGATCGCACTGCGGCGCAGGGCATCCGGGTGCTGCGGTACGGCAGTCACGGCACGGGTTCGGTGCCGCTCGACGGCACGTTGCTGCGCTGGGAGCAGCAGGGCACCGGTGCGCTCGCCGAGGTCGCGCTGGCCGGGACCGGGCAGCGCGCGACGATGCGGCTGTCGGTGCCCGGCCGCCACATGGCCCTCAATGCGCTGGGCGCCCTGCTGGCCGCGGTGGAGGTCGGCGCGCCGCTGGACGGGGTGCTCGAGGGCCTGGCCGGGTTCGACGGGGTGCGCCGCCGGTTCGAGCTGGTGGGTTCCGCCGGAACCGTCGGCGCGGTGCGGGTCTTCGACGACTACGCGCACCATCCCACCGAGATCGCCGCGACGCTGACCGCGGTGCGGGCGTTGCTCGACGAGCAGGGTTTTGGGCGCAGCCTGGTGGTGTTCCAACCGCATCTGTACTCACGCACCAAGGAGTTCGCCACCGAGTTCGGCCAGTCGCTGGACGGCGCGGACGAGGTGTTCGTCCTCGATGTCTACGGGGCGCGTGAGACGCCGCTGCCCGGGGTGAGTGGGGCCACCGTCGCCGAACACGTCGGCGTCGACGTGCACTACCTGCCGGACTTCTCGGCGGTGCCCGAGGCGGTCGCGGCGGCGGCCGGTCCCGGTGACGTCATCCTCACCATGGGCGCCGGTGATGTGACCATGCTGGGCCCCGAGATCGTGACCGCGCTGCGGGCGCGGGCCGACCAGACCCCACCCCCGGGTGTGGCGTGA
- a CDS encoding cell division protein SepF gives MSTLHKVKAYFGMAPMEDYDDDYYDDGDHRTGARDYTPRGERFGEDVFDRVAGRSETRYDDRFEDRDYDDAPAGYRGGYDDEPRYRGREFDRPRDFERRFASLRGSTRGALAMEPRRMAQVFDESSPLSKITTLRPKDYSEARTIGERFRDGTPVIMDLVSMDNADAKRLVDFAAGLAFALRGSFDKVATKVFLLSPADVDVTPEERRRIAETGYYAYR, from the coding sequence ATGAGCACACTCCACAAGGTCAAGGCCTACTTCGGGATGGCTCCGATGGAGGACTATGACGACGACTACTACGACGACGGTGACCACCGCACCGGTGCGCGTGACTACACGCCGCGGGGGGAGCGGTTCGGCGAGGACGTTTTCGACCGGGTCGCCGGGCGTTCGGAGACCCGCTACGACGACCGTTTCGAGGACCGTGACTACGACGACGCCCCCGCCGGCTACCGGGGCGGGTACGACGACGAGCCGCGCTACCGCGGGCGTGAATTCGACCGCCCCCGTGACTTCGAGCGCCGGTTTGCCTCGTTGCGTGGCTCGACCCGCGGCGCCCTGGCCATGGAGCCGCGCCGGATGGCCCAGGTGTTCGACGAGAGCAGCCCGCTGTCCAAGATCACCACGCTGCGGCCCAAGGACTACAGCGAAGCCCGCACCATCGGCGAGCGCTTCCGCGACGGCACCCCGGTCATCATGGACCTGGTGTCGATGGACAACGCCGACGCCAAGCGGTTGGTCGACTTCGCAGCAGGGCTGGCCTTCGCCCTGCGCGGCTCCTTCGACAAGGTGGCGACCAAGGTGTTTCTGCTGTCGCCGGCCGATGTCGACGTAACGCCGGAGGAGCGTCGCCGCATCGCCGAGACCGGCTACTACGCGTATCGGTAG
- the pgeF gene encoding peptidoglycan editing factor PgeF: MSFRVRRVTTTRSGGVSGAPFDSFNLGDHVGDDPAAVARNRARLAKATGLGPDRLVWMNQVHGDHVVRVDGPRATPVEATDALVTTVPRLAMVVVTADCVPVLLADTRAGVVAAVHAGRVGAQRGVVVRAVEEMLAAGASAGDISVLLGPAVSGLHYEVPAQMADEVEQALPGSRTVTSAGTVGLDLRAGIARQLRGLGIEAIDADPRCTAADPKLFSHRRDGLTGRLASLVWLE, encoded by the coding sequence ATGAGTTTTCGTGTCCGCCGGGTGACGACCACTCGCTCCGGCGGTGTGTCGGGGGCCCCGTTCGACAGCTTCAACTTGGGCGATCACGTCGGCGACGACCCGGCGGCGGTGGCCAGAAACCGGGCGCGGCTGGCCAAGGCCACGGGTTTGGGCCCGGATCGGCTGGTGTGGATGAACCAGGTTCACGGCGATCATGTGGTGCGCGTTGACGGGCCACGCGCGACTCCGGTCGAGGCGACCGATGCGTTGGTCACCACCGTGCCGCGCCTGGCGATGGTGGTGGTGACCGCCGACTGTGTCCCGGTGCTGCTGGCCGATACGCGTGCGGGGGTGGTGGCTGCGGTGCACGCCGGCCGGGTCGGCGCGCAGCGCGGCGTGGTGGTTCGCGCGGTGGAGGAGATGCTGGCGGCCGGCGCGAGTGCCGGCGACATCTCGGTTTTGCTGGGGCCCGCGGTCAGTGGCTTGCACTATGAGGTGCCCGCGCAGATGGCCGATGAGGTCGAACAAGCGTTGCCGGGCAGTCGAACGGTCACCTCGGCGGGCACTGTCGGGCTGGACTTGCGGGCTGGAATCGCTCGTCAGCTACGGGGATTGGGCATCGAGGCCATCGACGCCGATCCGCGCTGCACGGCCGCGGACCCCAAGCTGTTCAGTCACCGCCGCGACGGTCTCACCGGTCGGCTGGCGTCGTTGGTGTGGTTGGAATGA